One segment of Nocardioides sp. QY071 DNA contains the following:
- a CDS encoding site-specific integrase has protein sequence MARPKTGRPHTGSVEKLPSGRYRVRFTGPDGGRHKAPVTFEDVKAARLWLDRELRAIEDDPEGWEAPDVRAASRKAMALTFGEYAESWLAGRKVRGRPLADRTRDHYRDLLDRFLLPTFGDDALVGITPEQVDRWYELTAADTPTYRAHAYALLRTILGTAVDRGLIRTANPAKVRGGGTTKRAKKIRPATLEELAVIASAMPERRRVMVVLAAWTALRFGELAELRRGDVDLKRGVIHVRRGVVRVRETAPDGTVTIVQKVKTPKTDAGIRDVPIPPHLIDDVRAHLENHALPGKDGLLFPGQVDRDNEGKATKVSHLSSSAFYGRESLLNHDGSIKRKGHGYFEARRIAGRPDLNFHALRHTGLTNAAVAGATLAELMALAGHSTSGAAMRYQHAAQDRMQELAKRMSELAGGQP, from the coding sequence ATGGCCCGCCCGAAGACCGGTCGACCACACACCGGCAGCGTCGAGAAGCTGCCGTCCGGCCGCTACCGCGTGCGCTTCACCGGTCCCGACGGAGGCCGACACAAGGCGCCTGTCACCTTCGAGGATGTGAAGGCGGCTCGGCTCTGGTTGGACCGCGAGCTCCGTGCGATCGAGGACGATCCCGAGGGCTGGGAGGCTCCGGATGTCCGGGCCGCGAGCCGGAAGGCGATGGCGCTGACCTTCGGCGAGTACGCCGAGTCCTGGTTGGCCGGCCGAAAGGTCCGAGGCCGGCCGTTGGCGGACCGCACCCGGGATCACTACCGAGATCTTCTCGACCGGTTCCTGCTGCCGACCTTCGGAGACGACGCCCTCGTCGGGATCACCCCGGAGCAGGTCGACCGCTGGTACGAGCTGACGGCGGCCGACACCCCGACCTACCGGGCGCACGCCTATGCACTGCTGCGCACGATCCTGGGCACGGCCGTCGACCGCGGCCTCATCCGCACGGCGAACCCCGCCAAGGTCCGCGGTGGCGGTACGACGAAGCGGGCCAAGAAGATCCGACCGGCGACTCTCGAGGAGCTGGCCGTGATCGCTTCCGCGATGCCCGAGCGGCGCCGTGTCATGGTCGTCCTTGCGGCCTGGACCGCGCTCCGGTTCGGAGAGCTCGCTGAGCTGCGCAGGGGAGACGTCGACCTGAAGCGCGGCGTCATCCACGTGCGCAGGGGAGTCGTGCGCGTGCGCGAGACCGCTCCTGACGGCACCGTCACGATCGTGCAGAAGGTGAAGACCCCGAAGACCGACGCCGGCATCCGCGACGTGCCGATCCCACCCCACCTCATCGACGACGTCCGAGCCCACCTCGAGAACCACGCCCTGCCCGGCAAGGACGGGTTGCTCTTCCCTGGCCAGGTCGACCGCGACAACGAAGGAAAGGCGACCAAGGTGAGCCACTTGTCGAGTTCCGCCTTCTATGGCAGGGAGTCGCTGTTGAACCACGACGGCTCGATCAAGAGGAAGGGCCACGGCTACTTCGAGGCCCGCCGGATCGCCGGTCGGCCGGACCTCAACTTCCATGCACTGAGGCACACCGGTCTGACCAACGCCGCGGTCGCCGGCGCGACTCTGGCCGAACTGATGGCGCTGGCGGGGCACTCGACCTCGGGCGCGGCGATGCGCTACCAGCACGCCGCCCAAGACCGGATGCAGGAGTTGGCGAAGCGGATGTCCGAGTTGGCGGGAGGTCAGCCCTGA